A single genomic interval of Centropristis striata isolate RG_2023a ecotype Rhode Island chromosome 8, C.striata_1.0, whole genome shotgun sequence harbors:
- the prss35 gene encoding inactive serine protease 35, producing MGPIPLCVLLPVTVLAVVAAVAAEENAINDEYTWPQWKVPLVRKRRTVPLSSPNFSAQPQPELSGTCGIECQRRLPATSLDDLEQFLSYETVYENGTRTYTSVSVQGLNEVTAWTGNTSSSSRHKREVYGTDTRFTISDKQFSTKYPFVTSVKISTGCSGVLVSPKHVLTAAHCIHDGKDYLDGVQKLRVGILKEKSRRGKGGKGRGGRGKGKRRKGEKDREEVQEQEENGGKGERKGKGKGRKSRSRRSAESGKPSFRWTGVKKTQVPKGWFKGVSDGLAADYDYAVLELKKAPKVKHMDLGVIPSVKKLPAGRIHFSGFDDDRPGNLVYRFCAVSEESNDLLYQYCDAKPGSSGSGIYIRLKEPGKKRWKRKIIGVFSGHQWVDVNGNGMQQDYNVAVRITPLKYAQICYWVHGDSSECQVA from the coding sequence ATGGGCCCCATACCCCTGTGTGTGCTGCTCCCGGTGACGGTGCTGGCTGTGGTGGCGGCTGTAGCTGCTGAGGAGAATGCAATCAATGACGAGTACACCTGGCCACAGTGGAAGGTACCTCTGGTAAGGAAAAGACGCACTGTACCTCTCAGCAGCCCAAACTTTTCAGCCCAGCCACAGCCGGAGCTGAGTGGAACCTGTGGGATTGAGTGTCAGCGACGCCTCCCCGCCACCTCTCTGGACGACCTGGAGCAGTTCCTGTCCTACGAGACGGTTTATGAGAATGGTACACGCACGTATACCTCAGTTTCTGTGCAGGGCCTCAATGAGGTGACTGCCTGGACCGGAAACACCTCATCAAGCTCTCGCCACAAGCGAGAAGTGTACGGCACAGATACCCGCTTCACCATCTCTGATAAGCAGTTCTCCACCAAATACCCCTTCGTTACCTCCGTGAAGATCTCAACAGGGTGCTCTGGAGTTCTCGTGTCACCTAAACACGTGCTGACCGCTGCCCACTGCATCCACGATGGGAAGGATTATCTAGATGGGGTGCAGAAGCTGCGTGTTGGTATTCTGAAGGAGAAGTCCAGGCGAGGGAAAGGAGGCAAAGGGAGAGGAGGGCGAGGAAAGGGTAAAaggagaaagggagaaaaagatAGAGAGGAAGTGCAAGAACAAGAAGAGAATGGTGGGAAAGGGGAGCGTAAAGGAAAAGGGAAAGGTAGAAAGAGCCGGAGTCGACGAAGTGCGGAATCTGGGAAACCTTCGTTTAGGTGGACCGGGGTCAAGAAGACCCAGGTGCCTAAGGGTTGGTTCAAAGGTGTGTCTGATGGACTGGCTGCGGATTATGATTATGCTGTTTTGGAGCTGAAGAAAGCCCCAAAAGTCAAGCACATGGATCTGGGTGTTATCCCCTCTGTCAAGAAGCTTCCTGCTGGGAGGATCCACTTCTCTGGCTTTGATGATGATCGCCCTGGCAACCTGGTGTACCGGTTCTGCGCCGTGTCGGAGGAATCCAATGATTTGTTGTACCAATACTGCGACGCCAAACCCGGCTCCAGTGGCTCTGGGATCTACATTCGCCTCAAAGAGCCTGGCAAGAAGAGGTGGAAGAGGAAGATCATCGGGGTTTTCTCTGGTCACCAGTGGGTGGATGTAAACGGCAATGGGATGCAGCAGGATTACAACGTGGCGGTGAGGATAACACCTCTCAAATATGCCCAGATCTGCTACTGGGTCCACGGGGACTCGAGTGAGTGCCAGGTAGCCTAA